Proteins from one Hoplias malabaricus isolate fHopMal1 chromosome 2, fHopMal1.hap1, whole genome shotgun sequence genomic window:
- the gpsm1b gene encoding G-protein-signaling modulator 1b encodes MATNMEQELASKRLHSRMEASCLELALEGERLCKAGDFKGGTAFFEAAVQVGTEDLKTLSAIYSQLGNAYFYLKEYGKALEYHRHDLTLARTIGDRIGEGKASGNLGNTLKVLGRYDEAAVCCQRHLDISQEQGDKVGEARALYNIGNVFHAKGKQQLWGCSQDPGDLPADVRDTLQRATAFYEMNLSLVKELGDRAAQGRAFGNLGNTHYLLGNFVEAIKFHRERLSIAKEFGDKAAERRAYSNLGNALIFLGQFTSATEYYRKTLQLSRQLKDQVMEAQACYSLGNTHTLLQQYDRAIDYHLKHLLIAQELNDRVGEGRACWSLGNAYVSLGNHRQALHYARKHLDISREIGDRNGELTARMNVEQLMEALGVKEGDLSPCGSEFEMQGARPKFTKRNSMDSVDLWKYSSEKNGDGQEMDSMSRRSKSQLSQSSQRKGYSDSQCSDDRQWLDSPVDTDDITVQVPNPKLGRDPSDEDCFFDLLSKFQSSRMDDQRCHLDEANDQEGVASNDSTLNEMLDASLLTSPQTEELFDLIASSQSRRLDDQRVNVGNLPGLRITHNNLGHLCADPDPQEPSDDFFNMLIKCQSSRIDDQRCSPPEGGPRAPTVPDEDFFSLIQRVQAKRMDEQRVQLPSDQGQDQQEEDDPSAGDSS; translated from the exons GATGGAGGCGTCCTGCCTGGAACTGGCTTTAGAAGGAGAGCGGCTGTGCAAAGCAGGGGACTTTAAAGGTGGAACAGCGTTCTTCGAGGCTGCTGTTCAGGTGGGAACCGAGGACCTGAAGACCCTCAGTGCCATTTACAGCCAACTGGGCAATGCTTACTTCTACCTCAAAGAGTACGGCAAGGCTCTGGAGTACCACCGCCATGATCTCACACTGGCCAG GACGATAGGAGACAGAATAGGGGAGGGAAAGGCGAGCGGGAACCTGGGAAACACTCTGAAAGTCCTTGGACGCTACGACGAAGCGGCCGTGTGCTGCCAAAGACACCTGGACATCTCCCAGGAGCAAGGAGACAAG gtgggaGAGGCAAGGGCTCTGTATAATATTGGAAACGTGTTTCATGCCAAAGGAAAGCAGCAGCTGTGGGGCTGTAGTCAGGATCCCGGAGACCTGCCGGCGGACGTCAGAGACACTTTGCAGAGAGCCACGGCTTTCTACGA GATGAACCTCTCTCTGGTGAAGGAGCTGGGAGATCGAGCAGCGCAGGGGCGGGCCTTCGGCAACCTCGGCAACACCCACTACCTGCTGGGCAACTTTGTGGAGGCCATCAAGTTCCACCGGGAG AGACTTTCCATCGCTAAGGAGTTTGGAGACAAGGCGGCGGAGAGGAGAGCCTACAGCAACCTGGGAAATGCTCTGATTTTCCTCGGACAGTTCACCTCCGCCACAGAGTATTACAG GAAGACTCTGCAGTTGTCTCGGCAGCTAAAGGACCAGGTAATGGAGGCTCAGGCCTGTTACAGtctgggaaacacacacacactcctgcagcAGTACGACAGGGCCATCGACTACCACCTTAAACACCTGCTCATCGCCCAGGAGCTGAACGACag GGTCGGAGAGGGCCGGGCGTGCTGGAGTTTGGGGAATGCATACGTTTCTCTGGGAAACCACCGGCAGGCGCTGCACTACGCCCGGAAACACCTGGACATCTCCAGAGAG atagGTGATAGGAACGGAGAGCTGACGGCGAGGATGAATGTGGAGCAGCTGATGGAGGCCCTGGGAGTGAAGGAAGGCGATCTGTCTCCGTGCGGCTCAGAGTTTGAGATGCAGG GGGCCAGGCCAAAGTTCACCAAGAGGAACAGCATGGACAGTGTTGACCTCTGGAAGTACAGCTCTGAGAAG AATGGAGATGGACAGGAAATGGACAGCATGTCCAGGAGGTCTAAAAGTCAGCTGTCCCAGTCGAGTCAGAGGAAAGGCTACTCAGACAGTCAGTGCTCAGACGACAGGCAGTGGCTggactcacctgtggacaccgATGACATCACTGTACAGGTGCCAAACCCG AAATTGGGTCGGGACCCCTCAGATGAAGACTGCTTCTTTGACCTGCTTAGTAAGTTCCAGAGCAGCCGCATGGACGACCAGCGCTGCCACCTCGACGAGGCCAACGACCAGGAGGGTGTGGCCTCCAATGACTCCACCCTCAATGAAATGCTCG ACGCCAGTCTCCTGACCTCTCCCCAGACGGAGGAGCTGTTCGACCTGATAGCGAGCTCTCAGAGCCGCAGGCTGGATGACCAGCGCGTGAACGTGGGTAATCTGCCAGGTCTCCGCATCACGCACAACAACCTTGGACATCTCTGCGCCGACCCGGACCCTCAGGAGCCCAGCGACGACTTTTTCAACATGCTCATCAAGTGCCAG TCCTCCAGAATAGACGACCAGCGGTGCTCCCCTCCTGAAGGCGGTCCACGAGCCCCCACCGTCCCCGACGAGGACTTCTTCAGCCTCATCCAGAGGGTCCAGGCCAAACGCATGGACGAGCAGCGTGTCCAGCTTCCCTCGGATCAGGGCCAGGACCAGCAAGAGGAGGACGACCCCAGCGCTGGAGACTCCAGCTAA